The Streptomyces vinaceus genome contains the following window.
CTCCCCGGAGCCCGGGCCCGCCGCGTACAGGAGCTGCCCGTCGGGGGTCTCCAGGAACACCGGGTTACCGGTGAAGTCGGCCAGGATGTGCAGGACCTGGGGGATCCCGCCACCGCTGAGCAGGGCCTGCGTACACCGCCGGTGCACCTCCTCGGCCCGCTGGAGCAGGGCGTAGTGGTGGTTGACGATCTCGGTGTGGACCTCCTCCGTCACCGCCACGAACGGCACTTCGCGGTGCAGCTGGACCAGCGGCAGGCCGGCCGCCCGTGCCGTCTCGACGAGCGTCGCCGGGAGCCGGGTGAAGCGCGGGCCCAGCTCGACCACCAGCGCGGCGATCCCCCGGTCCGCGAGGCGCCGTACGAACGCGCGCTGCTCCGCGGGCCGCGTGCCCAGGCCCAGCCCCGTGGTCAGCAGCAGTTCCCCGCCCTTGAGCAGGGAGGCGATGTTCGGCACCTCGCCCGCGTGCACCCAGCGCACGGTCCGTCCCAGGCGGTCGGCGCAGGCCACCACCTCCGGCAGCCCGCTGCGCAGTCCGGGCAGCTCCAGCGCCCGCTGAACGGTGATCCCGCCCTGGTTGTCCATGTCGCGGGACGCTATCAGGGGGTCAGGCGGGCCTGATGTTGTGGTTGAAGCGGAAGACGTTGTCCGGGTCGTACGCCCGTTTCACCGCCGCCAGCCTCGCCAGGTTCTCCGCGCCGAGACCGGCCGCCACCCGCTCGGAGCCCTCGTCCCCGGTGAAGTTGAGGTACACCGCGCCGGTGCTCCACGGCCGCACGTGGGCGCGGACGTCCTTCACCCACTGCACGTTGCGCTCGTCCTCGGCCGCGTCCTCCCAGATGGCGAACGGGTGCACGGCCCAGGGGGAGTCCCGGTACGGAACGGGGAACTCCGACGGCCCGTCCGCGATGGCCCCGCCCAGCGGGAACATCACGTGCTGGGTCCCGCCCGTCGGCATCACGTCCCCGAGGGCGCAGAAGACGCTGACGAGTTCGTCCGGCATGCCGGTCAGGTACTCCGCGGACCAGTAGTTCCGCAGCCCCGGCGGGTCGTCGAGCATGCACTGGAAGTCCGCGTAGGGCAGGGCGGTGAGCACCTCCACCTCGTGCGGCAGCGCGAGCAGCGGCGCCGCCAGTGCGCGCAGCGCGTCCTCGCCGCCCGCGTACGTGAGCAGCGCGCCCGCCATCAGGGTCCCGACCAGGTGTTCCGGTACGAAGGGCTCGGGCGGGGCGGTCAGGTAGATCATGCCGCCGCCCGCCTCGGCGGGACCGCTCTCGACGACGTCGCGGTAGGTGCGCAGGACTTCGGGGCCGGCCTCCAGCGGGTACAGCAGCAGGCAGATCGCGAACTCGGGGAGCTCGTGCAGGCGCAGCGTGAGGGAGGTCGCGACCCCGAAGTTCCCGCCGCCGCCGTGCAGGGCCCAGAACAGCTCGGGGTTGTCCTCCGCGGTCGCCGTCAGGGTGGAGCCGTCGGCGGTGACCAGGTCCACGCCGAGCAGGTTGTCCACGGCCAGCCCGAACTTCCGGTCGAGCCAGCCGGAGCCGCCGCCGAGGGTGAACCCCGTGACCCCGGTGGTGGAGACCCGGCCGCCGGTGGTGGCGAGCCCGTACGGCTGGCAGGCGCGGTCCAGCGCGCCCATCAGCGCACCGCCCCCGACGCGTACGGCCTTCGCGCCGGGGTGGACGGTGACCTCCTGCATGCCGCGCATGTCGACGACCACGCCGCCGTCGTTGAGGGACATCCCGGCGACGCTGTGGCCGCCGCCGCGGACGGCGACGGGCAGGTCCAGTTCGCGGGCGAAGCGGACCGTGGTGACGACGTCCGCCTCGCTCTCGCACCGGGCGATGACGGCGGGACGGCGGTCGACCATCGAGTTGAAGACCGTCCGGGCCTCGTCGTATCCGGGATCCCCGGGGGTGATGACCTGACCGGCCAGATCGTCACGCAGATCGGCCAGGGCCCGGCCGGCCTTTGACGGGGCAGTCATGGCTGCGGCCCTCCTTCCGCAGGAGGCGTAGGACCATTCCAGCGTAGGCGCGGCCGGTGCCGGGGGCGCGGCGGGACCGGACGGCCCCACCGCGCCGAAAGACACGGCCTAGCCCCCGTACGCCCCGCTCGCCGTCAGGCGCAGGGCCGTGTCGATCAGGGGGACGTGGCTGAAGGCCTGGGGGAAGTTGCCGACCTGGCGCTGGAGGCGCGGGTCCCACTCCTCCGCCAGCAGGCCCAGGTCGTTGCGGAGCGCCAGCAGCCGTTCGAAGAGCTGGCGCGCCTCGTCGACGCGTCCGATCATCGCCAGGTCGTCCGCCATCCAGAACGAGCAGGCGAGGAACGCCCCCTCGTCGCCCTCCAGCCCGTCCACGCCCGCCTCGCCGCCGGCCGTCGGGTAGCGCAGGATGAACCCGTCCGGGGTCGACAGCTCGCGCTGGATCGCCTCGATCGTGCCGATGACCCGCTTGTCGTCGGGCGGCAGGAAGCCCATCTGCGGGATCAGCAGCAGCGAGGCGTCCAGCTCCTTGGAGCCGTACGACTGCGTGAACGTGTTGCGCTCCTTGTCGTAGCCCTTCTCGCACACGTCCTGGTGGATCTCGTCGCGCATCTCGCGCCACCGCTCCAGCGGCCCGTCCGCGTCCCCGCTCTCGATCAGCTTGATCGTGCGGTCCACGGCCACCCACGCCATCACCTTCGAGTGCACGAAGTGCCGGCGCGGACCGCGCACCTCCCAGATGCCCTCGTCCGGCTGGTCCCAGTGCTCCTCCAGGTAGCGGATCAGCTTCAACTGGAGCACCGAGGCGTAGTCGTTGCGCGCCAGGCCCGTCATGTGGCCCAGGTGCAGGGCCTCGGTGACCTCGCCGTACACGTCCAGCTGGAGCTGGTGCGCGGCGCCGTTGCCGACCCGGACCGGGCGGGAGTCCTCGTACCCGGGAAGCCAGTCCAGCTCGGTCTCGCCGAGCTCCCGCTCGCCCGCGATCCCGTACATGATCTGCAGGTTCTCCGGGTCCCCGGCGACCGCGCGCAGCAGCCACTCGCGCCAGGCCTGGGCCTCCTCGCGGTAGCCGGTGCGCAGCAGCGAGGAGAGGGTGATGGCGGCGTCGCGCAGCCAGGTGTAGCGGTAGTCCCAGTTCCGGACGCCGCCGATCTCCTCCGGGAGGGAGGTGGTCGGCGCGGCCACGATGCCGCCTGTGGGGCCGTACGTGAGCGCCTTGAGGGTGATCAGGGAGCGGATCACGGCTTCGCGGTAGGGGCCGTGGTACGTGCAGTGGTCGACCCACTCGCGCCAGAACGCGGTGGTGGTCGCCAGCGCCTCCTGCGCGTCGGGGGTCTCGGGGGCGCCCTTGTGGGAGGGCTGCCAGCTGATGCAGAAGGCCTTGCGGTCGCCGGGGCCGACGGTGAAGTCGGAGTACGTCGTCAGGTCCTTGCCGTACGTCTGCGCGTCGGTGTCCAGCCAGACCGAGTCGGGGCCCGCGACGGCCACGGTGCGCCCGTCGACCTTGTGCACCCAGGGCACGACCCGGCCGTAACTGAAGCGCATGCGCAGCGCGGAGCGCATCGGGACGCGCCCGCTGACGCCCTCGACGATGCGCACCAGCTGCGGTGCGTGGTCCTCGCGGGGCGGCATGAAGTCGGTCACGCGGACCGTGCCGCGCGGCGTGTCCCACTCCGATTCCAGGATGAGCGAGTCGCCCTGGTACCGGCGGCGCGTCGCCGCGGGGGCCTCGGCGCCCCCGGGGAACGCCGGGCCGATGCGCCAGAAGCCGTGATCCTCCGTTCCGAGGATGCTCGCGAAGACGGCATGGGAGTCGAAACGGGGCAGACACAGCCAGTCCACCGATCCGTCCCGGCAGACCAGTGCGGCGGTCTGCATGTCCCCGATCAGTGCGTAATCCTCGATGCGCCCGGACACGTTAGATCTCCCAGTCGAACGGCCACGTCCGCCCCGAAGGGCGCTTGCATTGCGCGGTTGCGCGGTCCCGTGGGTATGGATCCCCGCACTGAGCTCA
Protein-coding sequences here:
- a CDS encoding glycoside hydrolase family 15 protein, whose translation is MQTAALVCRDGSVDWLCLPRFDSHAVFASILGTEDHGFWRIGPAFPGGAEAPAATRRRYQGDSLILESEWDTPRGTVRVTDFMPPREDHAPQLVRIVEGVSGRVPMRSALRMRFSYGRVVPWVHKVDGRTVAVAGPDSVWLDTDAQTYGKDLTTYSDFTVGPGDRKAFCISWQPSHKGAPETPDAQEALATTTAFWREWVDHCTYHGPYREAVIRSLITLKALTYGPTGGIVAAPTTSLPEEIGGVRNWDYRYTWLRDAAITLSSLLRTGYREEAQAWREWLLRAVAGDPENLQIMYGIAGERELGETELDWLPGYEDSRPVRVGNGAAHQLQLDVYGEVTEALHLGHMTGLARNDYASVLQLKLIRYLEEHWDQPDEGIWEVRGPRRHFVHSKVMAWVAVDRTIKLIESGDADGPLERWREMRDEIHQDVCEKGYDKERNTFTQSYGSKELDASLLLIPQMGFLPPDDKRVIGTIEAIQRELSTPDGFILRYPTAGGEAGVDGLEGDEGAFLACSFWMADDLAMIGRVDEARQLFERLLALRNDLGLLAEEWDPRLQRQVGNFPQAFSHVPLIDTALRLTASGAYGG
- a CDS encoding FAD-binding oxidoreductase; the encoded protein is MTAPSKAGRALADLRDDLAGQVITPGDPGYDEARTVFNSMVDRRPAVIARCESEADVVTTVRFARELDLPVAVRGGGHSVAGMSLNDGGVVVDMRGMQEVTVHPGAKAVRVGGGALMGALDRACQPYGLATTGGRVSTTGVTGFTLGGGSGWLDRKFGLAVDNLLGVDLVTADGSTLTATAEDNPELFWALHGGGGNFGVATSLTLRLHELPEFAICLLLYPLEAGPEVLRTYRDVVESGPAEAGGGMIYLTAPPEPFVPEHLVGTLMAGALLTYAGGEDALRALAAPLLALPHEVEVLTALPYADFQCMLDDPPGLRNYWSAEYLTGMPDELVSVFCALGDVMPTGGTQHVMFPLGGAIADGPSEFPVPYRDSPWAVHPFAIWEDAAEDERNVQWVKDVRAHVRPWSTGAVYLNFTGDEGSERVAAGLGAENLARLAAVKRAYDPDNVFRFNHNIRPA